The proteins below come from a single Pseudomonadota bacterium genomic window:
- a CDS encoding winged helix-turn-helix domain-containing protein, translated as MTKQYQIRSWRVDVQALRLYGSSEEVTLEPRTMALLEYFCRHPGGTVSKDTLLDEVWGSEHFSDSVVTRAISLLRTALRDSRENSEYIQTVPRRGYRFIAPVEALETAQPEAPNIQTANRLSRRRWPWAAAVMLAVTLAGWILFESPDSAGPALQAHPLQGLRSMAVAPFELPIEDGPEQPLAGLHFDVAAQLARLESPRIYLLSQEEIGQGVATAAGQAGADAVLSGRLYRQVDKMSIELRLLRIATKELIWSSEYRIDQSQTFITRQQMIRDLASLTRAGLARWESREQDAMINAEAFESYLRALWFWRQRTPESLVQGQQLFEKAVRIDTGFADAYAGLALSHLARVSYGYEDRERGYKAAADAARDAIALDPENPWALTAQGEIAFQRDWDFERAGKLFQAAIDASPSAVDAHQYLAEIQSILGRHSQALQTIEAGLSLRPASPLLLGIKGMVQTAAGEYGSANATMETLEDKGPGFDWFYWYWSFAQQRSGDSKRALLLRLQRYKERVSAEKYSRMVSGIERDRGDIFWEFQVNRLQAGEGPTFAASACLLAEALSALGRADEAMNALRLAVSLRGEAFPMFRISPQFDSLRDRPDFQKILRQYQLPASGAKGPQDSAAAQIRH; from the coding sequence TTGACAAAGCAGTATCAAATCCGTTCCTGGCGGGTGGACGTTCAGGCACTTCGCCTCTACGGGTCCAGCGAGGAGGTGACGCTCGAGCCTCGCACCATGGCGCTGCTGGAGTATTTCTGTCGACATCCAGGGGGCACCGTCAGCAAAGACACGCTGCTGGACGAGGTATGGGGAAGCGAGCACTTCTCTGATTCCGTAGTCACACGGGCCATCTCGCTGCTGCGCACCGCGCTCCGCGATTCGCGAGAAAACAGCGAATATATTCAAACCGTTCCTCGGCGTGGTTACCGCTTTATTGCCCCGGTGGAGGCGCTTGAAACAGCCCAACCTGAGGCGCCAAACATTCAGACGGCCAATCGCCTTTCACGCAGACGCTGGCCCTGGGCCGCTGCGGTGATGCTGGCGGTAACGCTTGCTGGCTGGATTCTTTTCGAGTCGCCTGACAGCGCGGGGCCGGCGCTCCAAGCCCACCCGCTACAGGGGCTGAGGTCAATGGCGGTAGCGCCCTTTGAACTACCGATTGAGGATGGCCCCGAGCAACCGCTGGCTGGCCTGCATTTCGATGTGGCCGCGCAGCTGGCGCGGCTCGAGTCTCCTCGGATTTATCTGTTATCCCAGGAAGAGATCGGGCAGGGGGTCGCAACGGCTGCCGGTCAAGCCGGTGCAGACGCGGTGCTCAGCGGTCGGCTCTACCGCCAGGTCGACAAGATGTCGATTGAACTCAGGCTGCTGAGGATCGCCACAAAAGAACTGATCTGGTCATCAGAATACAGAATCGATCAGTCGCAGACCTTCATCACGCGACAGCAGATGATCCGGGATCTGGCGTCACTGACCCGTGCCGGTCTGGCGCGTTGGGAGTCGCGCGAACAGGACGCGATGATCAATGCCGAGGCTTTTGAATCGTATCTCAGAGCACTGTGGTTTTGGCGCCAGCGCACTCCAGAAAGTCTTGTGCAGGGACAGCAGCTCTTCGAAAAAGCGGTGCGGATCGACACGGGTTTCGCTGACGCTTATGCCGGGCTGGCGCTCAGCCACCTGGCCCGCGTTAGCTACGGTTATGAGGATCGCGAGCGAGGTTACAAAGCCGCTGCGGACGCGGCACGGGACGCCATCGCGCTGGACCCTGAAAACCCTTGGGCCCTGACGGCTCAAGGCGAAATTGCTTTCCAGCGTGACTGGGATTTTGAACGTGCGGGCAAGCTTTTTCAGGCCGCGATAGACGCTTCGCCCAGCGCTGTTGATGCACATCAGTACCTCGCGGAAATTCAAAGCATTCTGGGACGACACTCCCAGGCGCTGCAGACGATTGAAGCCGGGCTTTCGCTGCGTCCCGCCAGTCCACTGCTTCTGGGAATCAAAGGCATGGTTCAAACCGCTGCGGGTGAATACGGCAGCGCTAATGCGACCATGGAGACACTGGAGGACAAGGGTCCAGGGTTTGACTGGTTCTATTGGTATTGGTCGTTTGCACAGCAGCGCAGTGGCGATAGCAAACGTGCGCTGCTGTTGCGCCTACAGCGATATAAGGAGCGAGTGTCAGCGGAGAAGTATTCCAGGATGGTCAGTGGCATTGAGCGTGATCGGGGTGATATTTTTTGGGAGTTTCAGGTCAATCGACTTCAGGCTGGGGAAGGACCTACCTTTGCGGCCAGCGCCTGTCTGTTGGCAGAGGCATTGAGCGCTCTGGGCCGCGCGGACGAGGCGATGAATGCGCTGCGCCTGGCGGTATCACTGCGCGGAGAAGCGTTTCCGATGTTCCGCATCAGCCCCCAGTTTGATTCGCTGCGCGACCGTCCAGATTTTCAGAAGATCCTGCGTCAGTATCAGCTCCCAGCCTCCGGCGCAAAGGGCCCTCAGGATTCTGCCGCGGCTCAAATTCGTCACTGA